In Zalophus californianus isolate mZalCal1 chromosome 17, mZalCal1.pri.v2, whole genome shotgun sequence, one DNA window encodes the following:
- the CBLC gene encoding E3 ubiquitin-protein ligase CBL-C isoform X3: MAAAAAPWGRQWGEARALGRAVRLLQRLEEQCGDPRLASSPPSLPDLLPRIARLLRQVAHARRAADGGGAEGPGGARDFLIVYLHNLEAKSRQVAALLPPRGGRSANDQLFREGSRLRRQLAKLALIFSYMHAELGALFPKGNYCGHTYQLTKAPAHTFWREHCGARCVLPWADFEWLLCTCHPVESGCTALALRSTVNLTCSGHVSIFEFDLFTRLFQPWPTLLKNWQLLAVNHPGYMAFLTYDEVQARLQTYRDKPGSYIFRPSCTRLGQWAIGYVSSDGSILQTIPLNKPLFQALLDGQKEGFFLYPDGKNHNPDLTELYQTEPHPYIHVSEEQLRLYWAMDSTFELCKICAESNKDVKIEPCGHLLCSRCLATWQHSDSQTCPFCRREIKGQEAVSILSQVRPAEARATAEDPRESSDQEDGEEELGQVVSSAPPLPPQLSASPAKGRLKVQQWTPAVLLTGQQARRPLQDLCLHPS, encoded by the exons ATGGCTGCGGCGGCAGCCCCCTGGGGGCGGCAGTGGGGAGAGGCCCGCGCGCTCGGCCGGGCGGTGAGGCTGCTGCAGCGCCTGGAGGAGCAATGCGGGGACCCCAGGCTTGCCTCCAGTCCCCCCTCGCTGCCAGACCTGCTGCCCCGCATCGCGCGGCTGCTGCGCCAGGTGGCCCACGCCCGGCGGGCGGCCGACGGAGGCGGCGCCGAGGGTCCCGGTGGTGCGAGGGACTTTCTCATCGTCTACCTTCACAACCTGGAGGCCAAGAGCAGGCAGGTGGCGGCACTGCTGCCACCTCGGGGTGGGAGGAGTGCCAACGACCAGCTCTTCCGGGAAGGCTCCAGACTCAG GCGACAGCTGGCCAAGCTGGCCCTCATCTTCAGTTACATGCACGCGGAGCTGGGCGCACTCTTCCCCAAGGGAAACTACTGCGGACACACGTACCAGCTCACCAAGGCCCCGGCCCACACCTTCTGGAGGGAGCACTGCGGAGCCCG GTGTGTGCTGCCCTGGGCTGACTTTGAGTGGCTCTTGTGCACCTGCCACCCAGTGGAATCTGGCTGCACGGCCCTGGCCTTGCGCTCCACCGTTAACCTCACCTGCAGCGGCCATGTGTCCATCTTCGAGTTTGATCTCTTCACCAGGCTCTTCCAG CCGTGGCCAACACTCCTCAAGAACTGGCAGCTCCTGGCGGTCAACCACCCGGGCTACATGGCCTTCCTCACGTATGATGAGGTCCAAGCACGTCTGCAGACCTACAGAGACAAGCCAGGCAG CTACATCTTCCGGCCCAGCTGCACTCGCCTGGGTCAATGGGCCATTGGATACGTGAGCTCAGATGGCAGCATCCTGCAGACCATCCCTCTTAACAAACCCCTGTTCCAAGCACTCCTGGACGGACAAAAGGAAGGCTT cttcctctACCCAGATGGGAAGAACCACAACCCAGACCTGACTGAACTCTACCAGACGGAACCCCATCCGTACATCCATGTGTCAGAG GAGCAGCTGCGGCTATACTGGGCCATGGACTCCACGTTCGAGCTCTGCAAAATCTGTGCTGAGAGCAACAAGGACGTGAAGATCGAGCCCTGTGGGCACCTGCTCTGTAGCCGCTGCCTGGCCACCTGGCAG CACTCCGACAGCCAGACCTGTCCCTTCTGCCGCAGAGAGATCAAGGGCCAAGAGGCTGTGAGTATCCTATCCCAAGTGAGGCCTGCGGAAGCCAGGGCCACTGCCGAGGACCCGAGAGAGAGCAGTGACCaggaagatggggaggaggagctggggcag GTGGTTTCCTCAgctcccccactgccccctcaGCTGAGTGCGTCCCCAGCTAAAGGCCGGCTGAAAGTG CAACAGTGGACCCCTGCTGTTCTTCTAACAGGCCAGCAAGCCCGCCGCCCACTGCAGGACCTCTGCCTACATCCTTCTTAA
- the CBLC gene encoding E3 ubiquitin-protein ligase CBL-C isoform X2, with protein MAAAAAPWGRQWGEARALGRAVRLLQRLEEQCGDPRLASSPPSLPDLLPRIARLLRQVAHARRAADGGGAEGPGGARDFLIVYLHNLEAKSRQVAALLPPRGGRSANDQLFREGSRLSYMHAELGALFPKGNYCGHTYQLTKAPAHTFWREHCGARCVLPWADFEWLLCTCHPVESGCTALALRSTVNLTCSGHVSIFEFDLFTRLFQPWPTLLKNWQLLAVNHPGYMAFLTYDEVQARLQTYRDKPGSYIFRPSCTRLGQWAIGYVSSDGSILQTIPLNKPLFQALLDGQKEGFFLYPDGKNHNPDLTELYQTEPHPYIHVSEEQLRLYWAMDSTFELCKICAESNKDVKIEPCGHLLCSRCLATWQHSDSQTCPFCRREIKGQEAVSILSQVRPAEARATAEDPRESSDQEDGEEELGQVVSSAPPLPPQLSASPAKGRLKVAPLALPRLQGPLSFPRVKTVALAPWQITSSPQAREGAPGNS; from the exons ATGGCTGCGGCGGCAGCCCCCTGGGGGCGGCAGTGGGGAGAGGCCCGCGCGCTCGGCCGGGCGGTGAGGCTGCTGCAGCGCCTGGAGGAGCAATGCGGGGACCCCAGGCTTGCCTCCAGTCCCCCCTCGCTGCCAGACCTGCTGCCCCGCATCGCGCGGCTGCTGCGCCAGGTGGCCCACGCCCGGCGGGCGGCCGACGGAGGCGGCGCCGAGGGTCCCGGTGGTGCGAGGGACTTTCTCATCGTCTACCTTCACAACCTGGAGGCCAAGAGCAGGCAGGTGGCGGCACTGCTGCCACCTCGGGGTGGGAGGAGTGCCAACGACCAGCTCTTCCGGGAAGGCTCCAGACTCAG TTACATGCACGCGGAGCTGGGCGCACTCTTCCCCAAGGGAAACTACTGCGGACACACGTACCAGCTCACCAAGGCCCCGGCCCACACCTTCTGGAGGGAGCACTGCGGAGCCCG GTGTGTGCTGCCCTGGGCTGACTTTGAGTGGCTCTTGTGCACCTGCCACCCAGTGGAATCTGGCTGCACGGCCCTGGCCTTGCGCTCCACCGTTAACCTCACCTGCAGCGGCCATGTGTCCATCTTCGAGTTTGATCTCTTCACCAGGCTCTTCCAG CCGTGGCCAACACTCCTCAAGAACTGGCAGCTCCTGGCGGTCAACCACCCGGGCTACATGGCCTTCCTCACGTATGATGAGGTCCAAGCACGTCTGCAGACCTACAGAGACAAGCCAGGCAG CTACATCTTCCGGCCCAGCTGCACTCGCCTGGGTCAATGGGCCATTGGATACGTGAGCTCAGATGGCAGCATCCTGCAGACCATCCCTCTTAACAAACCCCTGTTCCAAGCACTCCTGGACGGACAAAAGGAAGGCTT cttcctctACCCAGATGGGAAGAACCACAACCCAGACCTGACTGAACTCTACCAGACGGAACCCCATCCGTACATCCATGTGTCAGAG GAGCAGCTGCGGCTATACTGGGCCATGGACTCCACGTTCGAGCTCTGCAAAATCTGTGCTGAGAGCAACAAGGACGTGAAGATCGAGCCCTGTGGGCACCTGCTCTGTAGCCGCTGCCTGGCCACCTGGCAG CACTCCGACAGCCAGACCTGTCCCTTCTGCCGCAGAGAGATCAAGGGCCAAGAGGCTGTGAGTATCCTATCCCAAGTGAGGCCTGCGGAAGCCAGGGCCACTGCCGAGGACCCGAGAGAGAGCAGTGACCaggaagatggggaggaggagctggggcag GTGGTTTCCTCAgctcccccactgccccctcaGCTGAGTGCGTCCCCAGCTAAAGGCCGGCTGAAAGTG GCACCTCTGGCCCTCCCCAGACTTCAGGGCCCTCTTTCCTTTCCAAGAGTTAAGACTGTGGCCTTAGCCCCATGGCAAATCACCTCCAGCCCTCAGGCCAGGGAGGGAGCCCCAGG AAACTCCTAA
- the CBLC gene encoding E3 ubiquitin-protein ligase CBL-C isoform X1: MAAAAAPWGRQWGEARALGRAVRLLQRLEEQCGDPRLASSPPSLPDLLPRIARLLRQVAHARRAADGGGAEGPGGARDFLIVYLHNLEAKSRQVAALLPPRGGRSANDQLFREGSRLRRQLAKLALIFSYMHAELGALFPKGNYCGHTYQLTKAPAHTFWREHCGARCVLPWADFEWLLCTCHPVESGCTALALRSTVNLTCSGHVSIFEFDLFTRLFQPWPTLLKNWQLLAVNHPGYMAFLTYDEVQARLQTYRDKPGSYIFRPSCTRLGQWAIGYVSSDGSILQTIPLNKPLFQALLDGQKEGFFLYPDGKNHNPDLTELYQTEPHPYIHVSEEQLRLYWAMDSTFELCKICAESNKDVKIEPCGHLLCSRCLATWQHSDSQTCPFCRREIKGQEAVSILSQVRPAEARATAEDPRESSDQEDGEEELGQVVSSAPPLPPQLSASPAKGRLKVAPLALPRLQGPLSFPRVKTVALAPWQITSSPQAREGAPGNS; the protein is encoded by the exons ATGGCTGCGGCGGCAGCCCCCTGGGGGCGGCAGTGGGGAGAGGCCCGCGCGCTCGGCCGGGCGGTGAGGCTGCTGCAGCGCCTGGAGGAGCAATGCGGGGACCCCAGGCTTGCCTCCAGTCCCCCCTCGCTGCCAGACCTGCTGCCCCGCATCGCGCGGCTGCTGCGCCAGGTGGCCCACGCCCGGCGGGCGGCCGACGGAGGCGGCGCCGAGGGTCCCGGTGGTGCGAGGGACTTTCTCATCGTCTACCTTCACAACCTGGAGGCCAAGAGCAGGCAGGTGGCGGCACTGCTGCCACCTCGGGGTGGGAGGAGTGCCAACGACCAGCTCTTCCGGGAAGGCTCCAGACTCAG GCGACAGCTGGCCAAGCTGGCCCTCATCTTCAGTTACATGCACGCGGAGCTGGGCGCACTCTTCCCCAAGGGAAACTACTGCGGACACACGTACCAGCTCACCAAGGCCCCGGCCCACACCTTCTGGAGGGAGCACTGCGGAGCCCG GTGTGTGCTGCCCTGGGCTGACTTTGAGTGGCTCTTGTGCACCTGCCACCCAGTGGAATCTGGCTGCACGGCCCTGGCCTTGCGCTCCACCGTTAACCTCACCTGCAGCGGCCATGTGTCCATCTTCGAGTTTGATCTCTTCACCAGGCTCTTCCAG CCGTGGCCAACACTCCTCAAGAACTGGCAGCTCCTGGCGGTCAACCACCCGGGCTACATGGCCTTCCTCACGTATGATGAGGTCCAAGCACGTCTGCAGACCTACAGAGACAAGCCAGGCAG CTACATCTTCCGGCCCAGCTGCACTCGCCTGGGTCAATGGGCCATTGGATACGTGAGCTCAGATGGCAGCATCCTGCAGACCATCCCTCTTAACAAACCCCTGTTCCAAGCACTCCTGGACGGACAAAAGGAAGGCTT cttcctctACCCAGATGGGAAGAACCACAACCCAGACCTGACTGAACTCTACCAGACGGAACCCCATCCGTACATCCATGTGTCAGAG GAGCAGCTGCGGCTATACTGGGCCATGGACTCCACGTTCGAGCTCTGCAAAATCTGTGCTGAGAGCAACAAGGACGTGAAGATCGAGCCCTGTGGGCACCTGCTCTGTAGCCGCTGCCTGGCCACCTGGCAG CACTCCGACAGCCAGACCTGTCCCTTCTGCCGCAGAGAGATCAAGGGCCAAGAGGCTGTGAGTATCCTATCCCAAGTGAGGCCTGCGGAAGCCAGGGCCACTGCCGAGGACCCGAGAGAGAGCAGTGACCaggaagatggggaggaggagctggggcag GTGGTTTCCTCAgctcccccactgccccctcaGCTGAGTGCGTCCCCAGCTAAAGGCCGGCTGAAAGTG GCACCTCTGGCCCTCCCCAGACTTCAGGGCCCTCTTTCCTTTCCAAGAGTTAAGACTGTGGCCTTAGCCCCATGGCAAATCACCTCCAGCCCTCAGGCCAGGGAGGGAGCCCCAGG AAACTCCTAA
- the CBLC gene encoding E3 ubiquitin-protein ligase CBL-C isoform X4 produces MAAAAAPWGRQWGEARALGRAVRLLQRLEEQCGDPRLASSPPSLPDLLPRIARLLRQVAHARRAADGGGAEGPGGARDFLIVYLHNLEAKSRQVAALLPPRGGRSANDQLFREGSRLRRQLAKLALIFSYMHAELGALFPKGNYCGHTYQLTKAPAHTFWREHCGARCVLPWADFEWLLCTCHPVESGCTALALRSTVNLTCSGHVSIFEFDLFTRLFQPWPTLLKNWQLLAVNHPGYMAFLTYDEVQARLQTYRDKPGSFLYPDGKNHNPDLTELYQTEPHPYIHVSEEQLRLYWAMDSTFELCKICAESNKDVKIEPCGHLLCSRCLATWQHSDSQTCPFCRREIKGQEAVSILSQVRPAEARATAEDPRESSDQEDGEEELGQVVSSAPPLPPQLSASPAKGRLKVAPLALPRLQGPLSFPRVKTVALAPWQITSSPQAREGAPGNS; encoded by the exons ATGGCTGCGGCGGCAGCCCCCTGGGGGCGGCAGTGGGGAGAGGCCCGCGCGCTCGGCCGGGCGGTGAGGCTGCTGCAGCGCCTGGAGGAGCAATGCGGGGACCCCAGGCTTGCCTCCAGTCCCCCCTCGCTGCCAGACCTGCTGCCCCGCATCGCGCGGCTGCTGCGCCAGGTGGCCCACGCCCGGCGGGCGGCCGACGGAGGCGGCGCCGAGGGTCCCGGTGGTGCGAGGGACTTTCTCATCGTCTACCTTCACAACCTGGAGGCCAAGAGCAGGCAGGTGGCGGCACTGCTGCCACCTCGGGGTGGGAGGAGTGCCAACGACCAGCTCTTCCGGGAAGGCTCCAGACTCAG GCGACAGCTGGCCAAGCTGGCCCTCATCTTCAGTTACATGCACGCGGAGCTGGGCGCACTCTTCCCCAAGGGAAACTACTGCGGACACACGTACCAGCTCACCAAGGCCCCGGCCCACACCTTCTGGAGGGAGCACTGCGGAGCCCG GTGTGTGCTGCCCTGGGCTGACTTTGAGTGGCTCTTGTGCACCTGCCACCCAGTGGAATCTGGCTGCACGGCCCTGGCCTTGCGCTCCACCGTTAACCTCACCTGCAGCGGCCATGTGTCCATCTTCGAGTTTGATCTCTTCACCAGGCTCTTCCAG CCGTGGCCAACACTCCTCAAGAACTGGCAGCTCCTGGCGGTCAACCACCCGGGCTACATGGCCTTCCTCACGTATGATGAGGTCCAAGCACGTCTGCAGACCTACAGAGACAAGCCAGGCAG cttcctctACCCAGATGGGAAGAACCACAACCCAGACCTGACTGAACTCTACCAGACGGAACCCCATCCGTACATCCATGTGTCAGAG GAGCAGCTGCGGCTATACTGGGCCATGGACTCCACGTTCGAGCTCTGCAAAATCTGTGCTGAGAGCAACAAGGACGTGAAGATCGAGCCCTGTGGGCACCTGCTCTGTAGCCGCTGCCTGGCCACCTGGCAG CACTCCGACAGCCAGACCTGTCCCTTCTGCCGCAGAGAGATCAAGGGCCAAGAGGCTGTGAGTATCCTATCCCAAGTGAGGCCTGCGGAAGCCAGGGCCACTGCCGAGGACCCGAGAGAGAGCAGTGACCaggaagatggggaggaggagctggggcag GTGGTTTCCTCAgctcccccactgccccctcaGCTGAGTGCGTCCCCAGCTAAAGGCCGGCTGAAAGTG GCACCTCTGGCCCTCCCCAGACTTCAGGGCCCTCTTTCCTTTCCAAGAGTTAAGACTGTGGCCTTAGCCCCATGGCAAATCACCTCCAGCCCTCAGGCCAGGGAGGGAGCCCCAGG AAACTCCTAA